GCGGCCCATGCCGCCGCCCGCGCCGGTGACGATCGCGACCTGTCCGTCGAAGCGGATCATGGTTGTTCCATCGCCTTCGCCAGTTCGGGCATCAGCTCGGCGCCCGAGGCGAAGGAACTGGTCCATTCGGGATTCGGCTCCAGCCGCGCCATCACCTCGTCCAGCGTGCCGCTCGACAGATCCTCGATCGGTCCTTCGAGGATCTGGACGCGGCGGACATGGCCGGCGCCGGCATGATAGATGCCGCCCGAGCTGCGGCAGCGCTCGCTCGCCAGCCAGCCGACCACCGGGGCGACCTTGTCGGCCGAGGCGTAGTCGGCCCATCGCTCGCCGAAATGCGCCGCCGACATCGGGGTGTAGGCGGCGGGCGCGACGACGTTGATGCGGACGTCGGCGCCATCGGGCACGTCGAGCGCGAGTGAGCGGGCGAGGCCGATCATCGCGCCCTTGGACGCGCCATAAGCGGAAGACTGCGCCTGACCCCACAGGCCGGCGCTCGATCCGGTCAGGACGATGCGGCCATAGCCGCGCCCCGTCATCACCGGCCACACCGCCTTCAGGCCGTACACACAGCCCCACAGGTTGATGTCGATCACCTCGCGCATCGCGTCGATCGTCATCGCGCCGAAATCGCTCCAGCACAATACGCCGGCATTGCTGATGAAGATGTCGATTCCGCCGAACCGTTCGAGTGCCAGATCGGCCATCCCGATCGCCGCGGCCTCGGATTCGACCGGCCCGTCATGCGCCGCCGCCCGGCCCCCGGCGGCGGCGATCTCGTCCACCACCGCCTGCGCCGCCGATGTGCCGTCCGCCGCCGGCCGGTTGCTGACCACCACGGCGCAGCCACGTGCAGCCAGCCAGCGGGCATAGGCGCGGCCGAGGCCCTTGGCCGCGCCGGTGACGATGGCCGTGCGGCCTGAGAAATCGGGATCGGCCATCACAGCATCATCTGGCCGCCATCGACGTTGATCGTCTGGCCGGTAACATAGCGGCTGTCGTCGCTGGCGAGGAACAGCGCGGCGGGCCCGATATCGTCGGCGCAGTCGCCGAGATAGCCGAGCGCGACCAGCTTCATCACCTTCTCGGCTTCCTCGGGAAAGTCCTTCACCCATTGCTCGGCGATCGGGCTCAAGGCGGCGGGGCAGATGACATTGACGCGGATCCTGTGCTTGCCCAGCTCGCGCGCGGCGGTGCGCGACAGGCCCCGGATCGCCTCCTTGGTCGCGGCATAGGCGGCGAAGCCGATGCCGCCATGGATGCCCTCATAAGAGCCGAAATTGATGATCGATCCGCCCTTCGCCTTCATGTGCGGCAGCACCGCCTGCATATGCTGGAAGGTGCCGTAGAGGCCCGATTCTATCGTCAGTGCGAACAGCGCGTCGTCGGTCTCCTCGAACATCGCGCCGGGCTTCGATGTCTGGGCATTGTTGACGAGGATGTCGATCCCGCCGAACAGCTCCACCGCCTTCGCGGCGGCGGCTTCCGCATCGGCGCGGACGCCGGTGGTGCCCGCGACCCAGGCAGCCTTGCCCCCAGCCGCGTTAAGCGCGGCGGCGGCGGCCTCCAGCTTGTCGGCGGTGCGGCCGGTGATCAGGACATTGGCGCCCTCGCGCGCGAAGACCTGCGCGATGCCGTTGCCCACGCCCTGGCCGCCGCCGGTGATGATCGCGGTCTTGCCGCTCAGCCTGCCCATCTCACTCGTCTCCCGTCATATCCCGATGAATTCGCGCAGCGCGCGGTGGAAATTGGACACGCTCTTCTCCTGGACAGGATTGGTGCGCGAGCCGTTGAAGCCCATCGATCGCATGCCGCGCTGGACCTCGGTCATGTTCCGGAAGTCCTGCTCCAGGATCAGCCCCCAGGCGTCATGGTCCTTCCAGTCGGCGAAATATTGCCGTTCGAGCGGTGGCTCCTCGCCCTCCGGATAGAGCACCAGCGAATAGACCTCGAAGATGCAGCGTTCAGGATCGTCGCGGTCGGGCCGGGCGCGATAGGCCAGCATCGCGTCGGGCGCGGGCAGGAACACCATGTTGGGAAACAGGTGCCAGTCGGCCCCAGCTCGGGCGATTTCCTCGGGAGTCAGGGCCGGGAAGGGGATGCCGCGCTCGCCGGCCGCCTCATAGGCGATCTGGCCATATTTCATCAGCACGTCGAGCAGGCTCGCCTCGGGCGGCAACTCGTCGACCAGCCGGTCCATCAGCCCGGCCATGTGCGGCGGGATCGACGCCTTAAGGTCCTGTTCCAGCATCAGGATGAAGTCGCGGACATTGTGCCGGTAATCGACCTTCTGCGCCGCCAGCCGCCCGGACCGCTCGCCAAGCGAGATGCGGCCGGGCGCGAGCTGGTAGCTGCCGTGCCGGCCCTCGGCGAAGGCCTGCGCCTCGTCGTCATGGACGGGGAGGAGCTGGGTGTGGGTGGTCTGGACATGATAGCCTTCGTCGAAGGCTTCGAGAGCGGTCTTCCAGTTGCAGGCGATGCCGGTCGACTTATACCAGCGGTAGCGCATCTTCTCGAACGGATAGTTGCGGAACACCTCGGGCAATGGCGCCAGGAATTCGAGCAGCGGCTCGGTCTCCGCGCTCATGCAGACGAACACCCAGCCGCCCCAGCTGTCGACCCGGACCCTGGGCAGGGCGATGTCCTCGTCCTTCAGGCTGCCGTCCCAATTGTCGCGATCGACGACATGCGCGATTGTCCCGTCTAGCTTCCACGACCAGCCATGGAAGCGGCAGTGGAGGCGTGCGGCATGGCCGCAGCCTTCGGTCAGCCGGCGGCCGCGATGCTGGCAGGCATTGTGATAGGCGGCGATGCGATCGGGCGCGGTGCGGACGACGATGATCGACTCGTCGAGCAGGTCGTAGGTCACATAATCGCCGACCCCGGGAATCTCCTCCTCGCGGCAGGCCATCTGCCATGTCCTCGGCCACAGCCGTTCGGCCTCGCGCCGGGCGAAATCGCGCGAGACGTAATCCTCCTTGGGAATGAAGTTGTCAGGCCCCGCCTTGGCGCGGCGGGTGATCTCTGGCTGCAACTGCTGGACGGGCTGGTTCACGTCGCTCGATCCTCTCCGGCGTGGCGGGGAGAGGACAGCGGCGGCTATCCCGCGTCAATGTCTTGAGGCACGTGCCTGCATGGTCATCACCAGTCTGATCGGTTGCGCCGCGCCGTTGTGCGGCCCCGCGCGAGCCAGCATCCCCTCCCGTGGAAGAGAGGAGCGGACGGCATGGCGCAGCGATGGTTCATCACCGGGGTAACCGGCGGGATCGGGCGGGCCCTGTCCGCCATGCTGCTCGATCGCGGTGATATCGTCGTCGGCACCGCCCGCCGCGTGACCGAAGCCGATGATTTCGCGCGGACCCGGCCTGGGGCCTCGCACGGCGTCGCGCTCGATCTCGACGATCATGGCCGCATCGCCGCCGTGGCGGAGCAGGCGGTGGCACTGGCTGGCGGGTCGATCGATGTGGTCGTCAACAATGCCGGCCGCAGCCTGTGGGCGCCGG
The sequence above is drawn from the Rhizorhabdus dicambivorans genome and encodes:
- a CDS encoding SDR family NAD(P)-dependent oxidoreductase, which codes for MADPDFSGRTAIVTGAAKGLGRAYARWLAARGCAVVVSNRPAADGTSAAQAVVDEIAAAGGRAAAHDGPVESEAAAIGMADLALERFGGIDIFISNAGVLCWSDFGAMTIDAMREVIDINLWGCVYGLKAVWPVMTGRGYGRIVLTGSSAGLWGQAQSSAYGASKGAMIGLARSLALDVPDGADVRINVVAPAAYTPMSAAHFGERWADYASADKVAPVVGWLASERCRSSGGIYHAGAGHVRRVQILEGPIEDLSSGTLDEVMARLEPNPEWTSSFASGAELMPELAKAMEQP
- a CDS encoding SDR family NAD(P)-dependent oxidoreductase gives rise to the protein MGRLSGKTAIITGGGQGVGNGIAQVFAREGANVLITGRTADKLEAAAAALNAAGGKAAWVAGTTGVRADAEAAAAKAVELFGGIDILVNNAQTSKPGAMFEETDDALFALTIESGLYGTFQHMQAVLPHMKAKGGSIINFGSYEGIHGGIGFAAYAATKEAIRGLSRTAARELGKHRIRVNVICPAALSPIAEQWVKDFPEEAEKVMKLVALGYLGDCADDIGPAALFLASDDSRYVTGQTINVDGGQMML
- a CDS encoding aromatic ring-hydroxylating dioxygenase subunit alpha, whose protein sequence is MNQPVQQLQPEITRRAKAGPDNFIPKEDYVSRDFARREAERLWPRTWQMACREEEIPGVGDYVTYDLLDESIIVVRTAPDRIAAYHNACQHRGRRLTEGCGHAARLHCRFHGWSWKLDGTIAHVVDRDNWDGSLKDEDIALPRVRVDSWGGWVFVCMSAETEPLLEFLAPLPEVFRNYPFEKMRYRWYKSTGIACNWKTALEAFDEGYHVQTTHTQLLPVHDDEAQAFAEGRHGSYQLAPGRISLGERSGRLAAQKVDYRHNVRDFILMLEQDLKASIPPHMAGLMDRLVDELPPEASLLDVLMKYGQIAYEAAGERGIPFPALTPEEIARAGADWHLFPNMVFLPAPDAMLAYRARPDRDDPERCIFEVYSLVLYPEGEEPPLERQYFADWKDHDAWGLILEQDFRNMTEVQRGMRSMGFNGSRTNPVQEKSVSNFHRALREFIGI